Part of the Anopheles gambiae chromosome 3, idAnoGambNW_F1_1, whole genome shotgun sequence genome is shown below.
GCTTGGACGCGATACTTTTCCACCGCCTCCAAAAATTGCCGCTCACTGAAGGATTTGCGGGTGATAAGACGTATGGTCCCGCTGAAAAACGGAGTCAGCATCGAGGCAAAACCAGTCGCCCAGTGAAGGGCGCTGAAGTTGAAGTGTACCGACGGAGTGGCATCGAAAAAGCGTGTCCTTAGCGTCATGTGCATGCAGGCGGCGTGCGTTACCTGCACGCCCTTGTGGGGCCCAGATGTTCCGGAGGAGCACAATATTGCGGCCACCGTTTTTTTGGAGTCACCCAGATAAGGTGCCCTGTGGGAGATGGAAGGCCATATTGTTACATTCAAATCTGTTATAACCCTAccatacatacacaaacgTTTCTTCGCTTCCCGTCTCCTTCATGAAGTCCTCCCCATGTTTCACATCGTCCCGAGTACACTCAAACACGTAGATTGGAGGTAACGTGTCCCCGTCAGGTACGGCACGCTCCAGCGCCTTCCGCACTACCTCGTAGTTGTCCGCATCGGCAAACACCAGCTTCGGTTTCGTTGTTCGCAGCATGTTTTCCATATCGTACTCGTTAAAGGCCGGCGCCAGCGGATTAAACGGTACACCGATCGTTAGCAAGGCACACGCCAGGGGAGCCAGATTTTCACTGTTTGCGTTGGCTAAAACTACCACCTCACCTGGCCGCAGACCGGCCGCCGTAAGGTTTTGGGCGAAGCGGATCAAACGCGTCCGAAACTCGGCGTACGTCAGCGATCGCCCAGTGTCCATGTCCTGCTGCATCACGCGATCTGGCGAGCGGCTCAGTACCTCCAGCATGATCTGTCCCATGCTGGCCTCCGGGTTGAACAGATGCTTCACGGTAGGACCGTGCCAGGTTCGGGTGGTCTCATCGTACACCGTACGGTAGTTCGCCATCGTTACTGCGATCAGGTGCGTTGTTCTCGGGCAACTAAGCGACTGGGGGCCAGTGACCGTCTGGTGCCAAATTAATGTAGGTTGCAAAAGTATCCTCCTCGTATATCTTGATGTAATCTTATCTGATTGTTGTTTACTTTTCGCTACCATGGAATGGTACGGTCAGTGATCACGTAAGGCGAATGTTGCGATTTGCCACcaaaatacatttaatatATAAATTTTTTATCTAAAAGTAGTGATGCTCATAGTAAAATTAATAATCCAATAGAATTCGTGGGGAAAATGTGAAGAATATTCCCCAAGAGCTGCCACGTAACTCCAGAATCGCATATCTCGGGAGAGGACTGTATAGAGAATGAAAAGCTTTTCATGACCCTGAGAAAAGCGAGCTGATGAAGATGAAATGATCATCAAGTGGACAAGTATAGGTAAATAAATTTAGTCAAATTTACTGAGTACTGAGTTGAGTACATAAGAAAACATGTAATCGTTctgtttaaaactgtttcaaAGTAATTTAGCATAATCGTAAGCTTATGATATGCTGTATCTTATCTGGCTTCGCCGTAACTGATTGCTACACCTACTGTAAACGGTACTTGACAACAGGTATTATCGTACACATGCGATGTCACGACATATCTCAACCAGGAAGAACATAGTGACATCGTGCTTCAAGATTTTAAAACAACGCTTTTCCTTGCCAAGAATAAATcatgtttaaaaacatttcaaatattctttgATGGGAAGTGAGCATTCACAACTTTAGCTAATCCTCTTAAAGTCATCTAAGTTGAACATATCTTTGGCGTACCTTCGCTTTGGCGTTTCCCATCTCATTTTGCAAGCTAACTTTTATCCACTTTACCCATCATGCATAACTTACCACAGTGCTACCGCGCACTCGGAACTGCTTCCCATCCACCGGACTACGCCAGACGGTCAAGATTTTGAATAACAAAGCAGGTCatcattaatttcaattatttctaATTAAACACACTCAAGCACGGTCACTGGATGTAATGCGCGTTCGGGCCGCTCGGTAGCCCTGGCTAGGCTAATTCCCAAGATCTCTTGGGCTTAAGTGTGCTGCCCCGGATGGATGGGCACATTTCTGGCAAAATGATTAATTGCCCATACACCGATCCCATCGGTCCGGTAGGAATAAAACCAGAaggaaccaaccaaaaaaaagctgtaCCTTAACATTCACCCAAGGCTGACGGGTTGCGAGGCGAGAACCTAACGGATCGCTAACGGACAGCGCTTGGCTCGACGGTGGCAAACAATCTGCTGACTTTGTGGCAGTTTCGCGAAGGGTTCCATCGTGCCAACAACATAATCCATTTCTGAAAGGTAAGTATTAAAAGCATGTTGCGCCGACCGCTGAAGCCAACCGTCAGCCAGGCGACGGagcccgaaaaaaaaagcccgAACGTTCTTGCTCCCGTTTGCCGTTCGCGAATCGTCCCGCAAAAGGTCAAGCGGCTGTGGGTATGTGTTAAACGGGAATATCTTTCTCACCTGGTGCCAGCGGCACACCAGCATAGCACACGGGGACTGCTGGAGAAGCTGTAAgcatgatgtgttttttttttgcttcatcaatttgttattaattttttgttggttgttttcATACTCTTTTTCCCAGTGCAAAAAATAAGACTGCGGAGAGATGGGTTTTTTTCCTGCACTAGTTAGAAGCGCAACAAACGGTAAAGGGAAAGGCAGGCACGGTGAATAGATGAGGCGCTGATCGTATGGAAATTGTAGACAAATTGATGAATTGCCTGGAGTTATGAATTTAATGTCTGACAAGAGGCTAATCTATGGCCTTaagggtgtatgtgtgtgtaggttgATTAACTCTCGATCAAAATTATGCTTAAGAAGCTGTTTGCAATCTCACCGGAAGCGATAATGAACCTTACAAAAACTGAACCTCGTGAGTGAGAGAAGAATATCTTAAGCGGTTACGGTGGGCAGGTTTGGCTTTGGGATTGTTATTAGGCCACATCATAGGTAAAGGGTTCTATCGAGAAAAAGATATTATTTATGTATAATATAACGTTCATTTACATCTTCATgacatgtttttgttgttgttgtacgaTTGTGTGATTACTTTGTATGTGGAGTTCTCTTTATTTAAGAAAAACTACTAAGAATGAAGCAAATGATCCAACAATAGCATACACGTTTGAGTCATATAACCTGCAAAATGTAAAGTACTACTACTGTCATGAATCTAAATAGATACACAAACATGACAAACAAGTCCACCAAGCCTTATAACAAATATTAATGCAATTTTATCTTTAAAGTTATCCGACTATGAAATATGATTGTATGAAAACATATCCATTTAAACTCTAAAACTGATATAATTTCATGATAAATGGACAGTTTAATtagaattaaataaataaataatgaaaaaataaattaataaataaataaatcaaataataataaacaaaaaataaataaataaataaacaattaaaaaaataaaaaaagactaaattaaaaagaatgaataaataaattaatggaaaaacaatttaataagcaaataaatgaataaataaataaataaataaataaatcaataaatcaataaatcaataaatcaataaataaataaataaataaataaataaataaataaagaaataaatagataaagaaataaataaataattaaataaataaataaatatatacatatatacttaaataaataagtacataattaaataaataaataaataaaagcaaatgGCGTTTTTGATGCTTTCAGTGACCAAATGATGTCCCAAAAGAGAATGAGTTTGATGCTTCATGCTGGGGTATGCAATTAAAGATGCCTACACAGCATAAGAAATCCATACGCCGGACCAAATGGTGCACAATACACATTCTAACTGTCTTGAACACAGCAACAAGATTGATCGAAAGAACACGATCTCAAATACCCCAAACAGCTACTTATGTCAACCAAACGTACAATCTGCCTCGTACAGCCCGCAAGCAAATGTAGACGAGAGAAAGTTTTAGTACCTTCGCCggtaccaaccaaccaactaaCCTTGCGGCAGCTTTCTAATTCTAAATTACCGCACCGCTGCTGATTCTATTCTGTTGCTCACCTGTTCACCATCGCGTCGATCATCACTCAAATGCGCATTCCCGTTTCCCGTACCACACCTCGCGCATCAAGCGAACATTAGAGACGGAAGCAACAGAAGCAACGGCATCAACAGTAGAtctgggggaaaaaaagacTCCTAGCGACGTTTATGATTAGTTTTGTCCGCGAGCCACAATCGTCCTCCCAGCCGCTCGTTGCGGCACACTAGTTGCTACAATTTATTTAACACCTTATCGGGAAAAATGATGATTGATTACCAGCGCCCGGGCGAGGCATAAGGTaggaacagaagaaaaaaatacacagcaTGTAGAAACATGATGTAGAACCGTGTCAGCCCCGGCAACGATCAACCGATGAAGCGGCGCTGCCCTGGAGCGATTCGATCGGAGTAGATTATTCACTCCCAGAAGCTGCGCGTTCGTGCGCGTTTTTGTTCTGATTTGCCGCACACCGAGCGCCGAGGCGGCTTTGGTTGGTTTGGCGCACCGGTTTGCCGGTGACCTGTGTAGCCTTCTGTTGATGTGTAGCTTGAAAGACTGTTTTCGGGCATTGTTGTTTCGGGCGTCGTCACCTCGAGCTGGCGTGGCGGTGTCATAAGTAAGGCGAAACGTGCCCATGCCGCTACCTGTTGGACCTGATGGCCCGTGGGGAGGAAAATTGGAGCACCTGCATATTACATCTCACTTTGGTTGGAGCGAGCGAACAGTGTGAGCTGTAAGTGTAAGTGCAGCAGGAAGATCGACGGCTCTCAAGATCgttttcatattcatattttatCATACTGTTACAAAATGAGGCAATGTTTATGATTTCTGATGATTGTATTCGTATTTATTTGCTAAAGACTTCGAGCTGCAATGAGCAGCATAGCAATTAAAACTAATTCAATATTCCTATCCTGTCAGCAAAACCTTGCCTAAAATTGTCATCAAgccagtttcgaatgtaaccATTGTTAATCACCGCaaccaagatgtttttcaacagttgtcaaatggtttatttgtttcaaaatgaaatttcagtttcaacacatgattttcaacacataacaaagaactttCAAACTTCTAGCTTGTTCCCGTGTTTTGGACCTGTAAAATCCTAACTCGAATCTGGAAAATCTTGGCTGTCTTACCcattatacatttttcagATTCGAGTTGGAATTTTACGGGCCCAAAACCTAGTTTTACTCATTTGAAAAGACTGAACGGATTCCAATAGTATGTACGATGTTGacgtgtttaacgtatttgaaaaatagtgttacgATGTTGAGCTGGCTTGAGAAACTCTGTAAGCATTGAAATCCCAAATATAAATTTTCGTTAAATAGTTTCCAACCTGTTTATCCTATATTGTTGGTCAGGAAACTATGCGAACTTGCGTAAATTCAATAATAGGATAGACGATGGTGTAGAATACATATCTGTACATtattttagtatttaaacagtCCTATTACTTTGTACATCACTGTCCTCCGCACACCAGGAACAATCTACAAAGCCTAGAACCATGCGCGGCATGTTCCTTTTAATGTTTGCAAACCTATGCTGTACCATCTCATTATTCCACaccagcaaacacaaacacacacacatgccaacTTCCCTCCCGTGTCTGGAACGCCTTGAGGGTACCGATGTTCCTCTCACCATGCGATACCAACCCACCCCATTTCACGCTGCCTGCCGATGTCTTTTGAATTGAATCGTTCGGCCAACCGCCCAACGGCTTCTCAGATGGACCCCAAACCAGCGTTTGAAGTTGACGCTGCGTTGCCGGTTGCATTCGTTGCCCCGTAGTGTCCACGCGACGAACGAAATCGTGCCACCGTGCCCGTGCTCCGTCACCTGCAGGACTGTTTTTCTGTTCACGCTCGCCCGATGGTTACGGTCACGGCTGTTGACCTGACGCCGCGGGAGCAGCAGTTACCCCCACGGGGGCGACCCATTCAAATTGCCATCCGACCAGGCTGGGGAAGCAAAGTCGCACTTTCGAATTTTCCGCACGGGGCACGGAATCGAGGCACGATTTGTTCGGACTTGCgttttgattgattaattTCCAGTCAAGCGTTTGGGTTCAAACGCGTCCGCTCACGAATGGTGGTGAGCTCCGTTGCATAGCCCCGTTGCTGAGCTGAAATTTGAACGGAAAAAGGCAAGCGTGCCCTTTGCCCGATCGATATCGACCGTGTGGAAATTGGAGGTTAATTATTATTCTAAATCTCGATGATTTGATTTACGCTACTTGCGTTCATTTCTCATCCCGGCTGGTTGGGAAACAACAGCGAGAAAGAAGAGTAAACGAAAGCATATATCTAGCTGGTTCTTTGACGGTGAAAAACGGATTAGAATGATGGAGATGTTAGACAATTCGGTAGCAGATAGTTGGGTAAGAGATAAGTTTTGATTGCTGAAATCATCCATTGGctataattaaaacaatttaattaagaataaataattacaatttttaatttacgCGAGATTGAAGGTGTTTGATAAAAGCATGagcattaatttgttttaaatatttaaaaatgaatcattttttaGCTTCAAGTTGAAGTTCTACCTTGCGGATATTTGAACGTGTTTGACGTTTGTGAAAAAGCTCACACCTCGTCACCAATCCCCACCAAAACGGCCTTGCTCCATCCCTTGATCAGGTGCGATAATTGATTGGTTGTTTTATATGGCCATTAAAATTCCACTTAAATTTCCATCCCACCGTGCGCATCGATCTTTAATCGTTAATCGTGAGAATTTTCCGCCGAAACTATTAATCtagtttgatttttatttttccctcaCTTCCCGGTCTCCCTGCGCACCCGTTCTCTTATCGGGCACTCGCGATCGGGTTAATAAAATCGGCCCCAGGTGCGTGAAACCGTGCGCAATCAAACGGTGCTGGCCAGCTTTTATCTAATTAAATGATACGCATCGGATACGTGAATCGAATTGTGAGAATGTCATTGCGGGAGGGGCATTCTTCCAAGGTtgtcataaaaataatcaaacgaCTGGTAGTAGGTTTATACGGTTTTACATTGAATATTTGGTGTGTTGCCTCTACCGTTGGCATCTCAAGCACCGTTTCGAGCTGTTACATTCCATCCGCAGCTCACTGGCTGCTACACTGTCGCTTAGATTTTGCCTCCTAATGATTCCACCATCTGGTGCCTCTTTGATGGTACGATAAAGAAGGAgaggctggtggtggtggagcatCAAGAATACCAAACTCATCGCCAGCACACATGTGTTTGGAGTTCCCACAGCTGCTCGGGCCCAAATCGACACCTTGCCCGTGGACTATCATGCTCATCTACCGCGGAATGTTCGACACGCCGGCAGCCAAATCTCTTCCCCTCTTCCGATGGCCAAAGTGCTAATCAATGTGCTTGTTCGTACGGCCGTTtgggcaagcagcagcagcagcagcagcagcaggattaGAAGACGGATGAGCAGCACCATTATTCCACACTTAAGCCACACTCGCACGTGGTACTTAAGGGTGCGTAACGTGGGCCATCACTGGCAACGGGTTCTCATGAGGAGTTGTTTTTGGACATTCCGAACACATTCTTTCACAGTTCGGTATAACATCTGTCAAAGAGTTAGTAGGCCAGAAACAGAATAAAATAACACAACTACTTGTTGTAGTTGTAGAAGTATTCTACAAATAGCTAATCGCATAGTTTATGTTTTGCGATGTTTGTATTTCGAAGCAAACCGTGCTATCTGATAAGCTTCTTTCTAGGATTATTAATCTTTAACATATTTGATTGCttctttttcatcttttcaGTCTATTTTCCTTCTGCGTAATAACGAACAGACGCAGAAAAGTTCATTTAAGAAATCGTACAGTCCGACCTGTTTTCTAAGCTCAAACTatgtataaaaacaaaaattagtaAATAATAGGCGCATTGATCAAATAATTTTGTACCAAAGTGCCCTCAAGCGCTGAATATACTAATtacacaaaattcaaaatttcaaaCCTTAACAATAAACTAAGGACTCgtacaaaatacaaattaaattGGTTTATGATACTAGTACATTTCAGGCTTAAGAAAAGATCAacattggggcccttcacgattctagtcagctttttgtatgaaatttgacagttggaggctgaaatcatgtaaacactccatacaaaaccacacataaaactagtctgcaattttcagtctagattattttagcctcaaagctagaattagattcgagtacctgctcgaaaacacgggttcgtttacatttaccccaaggtgcattaaagagattaggtgatcgaatctggaatcaaagtgtatgtagtctaGGTGGTTTCAtatcattttttataaccaatttgaatatcactttttgacaggacgggtgaaagcttttgctcaaacaagctttctggaggcttgaagaatacataaaacactcttaaaatcttcattcagaatcAGAAGCGATAataatcagccttctaaatacatacaccgtgggataagcccacctttatattatacccacttagaaagctgctcgaaaactgctatacaatgcaaacagatgacatgctgaaatttcagcctacgaactttaaacggaaagggccccattaatTGTATTCTATATCAATAATAAGAGAATTCATTTATAGTATCGAAATCAACACAAGCAAGCAAAGTATATGATTCTTTTAATATAGTGTTAACAAAATGCTATACAATAATAACTACAAGCTAACTCAGGGCTTTGTTTCTCGAATAGGGTATTTGGGATTAGGATTAGGTTAGATCGGGgaaaagcaaattaataatttcTGACACTTTTAATAGTATTTCAAAtaagtttaatttatttttattttataacgCTCTACACCAATAAATTGTTAGATTATTCGTAATCTGAGGTAATTACAGAAACATCACCAAAAAGCTTCAAGCAGTCTTCACGAAGCAAAACTTTGGTTCGCTGAATTGCTGTAACAGTTATGTTTCATTAACAATAGCACCTCTAGTGGCACCAGCATCACAAACATGATCATAAATAGCCAGCAAGAGCAACAAAACCAATACCGTCTGCTAGCGGTTTAAATTCCTTTGGGGAACTTTCGCATCCTAATCCCAGCTACGAGGGAGAGGAAAGAAGAGTGCTCGAGCTTCGtcattgcacaaaaaaaacacacacacacaacctgaTCACGCCAGATGGGAAGCGTACAggtgaaattattattatcgtACTATGAAATGCCTCCCCCCAACAAGAAGCAATGAAGCGTGGTTCGTGGTTGGAGGCGCCAACAGCTCCCTGGCCAGTGGGATCCCGTGGGATCTTGCCTATCTTAAGCGTCTTGCACATTAGCTGCGATAGCTGCGTACGGTTACCTAGTTGGTTGGAACGCTCTCGAGTGGTTTCTTTCCCCGTGGCTCTCTTTCTCGTTGGTTTTGCATACCATCCCATTCACCTATCCCAGGGCTAGGTTGGCAGTGGGCTGAAAACGAGCAGCCATAATTTCAACGCCAAGCTGCACCAGATAAAAGTGTTTATTAGCCCGATTTTATAGTACCGGGCGCCACCGTCCAGGACAGCATGCTGTCCATTACAGCCCCTTTTTCATTCCCCCTTTTGTGCAGGGATGCAGGGGACAGAATTGAACACGGTACACGAGTTTGCTGGGGGGAATTATCCACACATCTCGTTTAACAACCTGCAGCCCCATCCCCATTCTACAGGTGGCTCGTTTATCGGGTTAAAAAGTATTAATTAAGATATCATAACGATTTCGTCCACACCAGTCCGTAATCGACTTAAGGAAACACTCGTACACTGGCAGTAAGCAGGGCAAGAGCGAGGGAAATGCCCACTCTCGTGTCCGTGATGTGTGAAACCGGTTCAATCAgtatcaaataaaaattagCTTATCTTGATCAATTGATGTCGCCTTTCGGGAAAAAAAGGTAGTGTGCAGGGTTGCGCTTTAAAATTCGTAGCGTTTTTATTACTTTCCCAGGCTCGATCGATCACCGTTCGGAGGATCAGTGCCGGAGTACGGGAATTGGATACGAGTTATGATGGTTccaattgattattttatttcacttttgtcTTTCGCCATCCTTCCACCCTTCCACGGTACATTCAAACGAGCATTTACATTTAACGCCCTTTAGCTAACGATCGAAAACATCTTCCTGCCGTAACGCTGTCCAAATCAGAAGCCTAATACCCCTTACGATTGGTAATCTTTCATTGTGTTGCTGCTTTTCCTACTAGAAACCGGGAAATTCCCAAACGCTGTCGCACACTGATTGAGTCCGATTGAATTTCGTCTCGTCTTAGGTCCTCTCTTTTTTACCAGCGGTCCACCAGTCAAACGACTTTGAAGGTGAAAATTGATGTGCTTAACGATGGCCTCAACCTTGGTGGGACGGGAGAGCACTAGAGGACTCCTCCAATGCGTGGATCCGGTTAGGATGGCGCCCGCAGAATGACATCGCAAATGAATAATCATGAGACATAACCGATTCGGAGCGAAGGGTCGTGTGGTTTCTCCACCACGCCGAGACCATAAAACACCGCAAAACATTAGAGGCCAATTGATTGAGAAAAATGACTGAGCATCTGAATATATTAAGATTATCGGCCAGCGCCGATGATTGGCATTTCTGGAGATGGCTGGAAACAACATAATTTATTCTTCGGTTAAGCCAAGGGAGTTGG
Proteins encoded:
- the LOC3291745 gene encoding probable 4-coumarate--CoA ligase 3, with the protein product MANYRTVYDETTRTWHGPTVKHLFNPEASMGQIMLEVLSRSPDRVMQQDMDTGRSLTYAEFRTRLIRFAQNLTAAGLRPGEVVVLANANSENLAPLACALLTIGVPFNPLAPAFNEYDMENMLRTTKPKLVFADADNYEVVRKALERAVPDGDTLPPIYVFECTRDDVKHGEDFMKETGSEETFVAPYLGDSKKTVAAILCSSGTSGPHKGVQVTHAACMHMTLRTRFFDATPSVHFNFSALHWATGFASMLTPFFSGTIRLITRKSFSERQFLEAVEKYRVQAIFLPTAYSNAVMAHPRTKTADLSSLKIWMVGGSHVPEELRDRIDALLRPTGGRSVTTYGSSENGACAMDIPKRKPGATGPLMLNTMIRIVDENGNRLGVGKQGELLTKMSVEFGGYYGNEEASRNAIDSDGFFRTGDIGYIDEEGYLHVVDRKKDIFKYSGLQVVPTELEAIITAIEGVQEVCVVGIRNTQNATDVPAAVIVRRRDSKLDASQVRSIVDGQVSDYKRLRGGVHFLPELPKTQTGKVMRRKVIEMISRMNHNNAS